The stretch of DNA GCTTCCTGGATTAAAGCTCATTGCGCCGTATAATGGTGTCATGATGCCGCCCGCATTTGGAGGGCATGGTCCAATGATTGGCTTATATACAAGACCTTCAGATGGAGACATGACAGGAACTAACCATTGGTTTGGTGGTGGTGGCGGCGGTGGAGGGTAGACAATGCTCGGAGACTGTTTGGAATTTGAATTCGAATTTTTATCTGCGGAGGCTAATGCAAGGTTTCCGAAATGATGATTGGTATAATTTGAAATGTGATTATGTTCTTTGCTTATATTGTTGGCACAAGGAAAGGAAATCTTTCCGACTGCATTGTTTTCAACATCCTCGGAAGCAGTGGCCTTCTCGGACTTGCTGTCAAGTTTAAAAGCTGTCGAAGATTGTTCACCGACAAAGTCAGATTGTAACTCCTTGGGAGAGGAAGTTTTTATCGACGGTTTGTGAAGTACAAGGTTATCTTCGAACAATAGATGTGGCGATCCTGCAATTAATTGTTGCACCTGTTTTTAAGATATGGTTTTAGTCACCTCTCATATGAAAGAAACACATTCAACAGAATAAACAGTCTCTTAGAATTACCTTTATAAGTCTATGCAACTCAAACACTTGCATGAAGAAGATTCTCTGTTGACTGAATATAGCAATGTCAGTGTCAGGTCCATGAAAAAATGAATGTATCAAATGCAAGAGTTCGGCCCTACTTATAATGTTATGTCGCATATCATATCAAATGACATCATAATGTTATGTCAAATGCAAGAGTTCAGCCCTACAAGGAGTTACATCATAATGTTACCACATGTCAAACGCATCATTCTCTGCTATGTTTGTTTTATTCTCGTGTTTGTTTCTTACCGTCCAACACGCTGTCCTATACAACATCGCCTCTTACAGTTGTACAATAAACTTCTCCCTTCAAATTGAGCGGTATTTTTGTATCAAATGAAACTTATAGATTTGATATGCGAAAAACATTAAGCTCAGCATAGTTCAGATGTAAATTTAAATAGTTTAACAGAATGAGAGAACGTCCAAATCATAAAGACATAATACTAAACAGATAAACTTACTTGATGATAGTTCTTCTTGTTTTCCAAAATTGCTTTTCACCTATAAGTCCTACGACATCGTCAGGGTTGATATCGATACCAAATCTACATTCTGAGCTGGATTTATTCAAGGCATCGTAATTTCTACTAGTCTCCTCATCTTTATTCCTCTCTCTCTTTCCATGTAAGGACCTTCTACCGATTTCTAATTCACCAGAACATTTTTGGACATCACTCATTGCTGTATTCTCCATGCAATGATCCCTTAAATTGATTTTGTCTACAAAACTTTCATGTTCTTCATGTCTTAGACCATTGCTACCTTGCAATGTTTTCAAGCTATCTAGTGAAATAATTTTAGTTTCTTCCTTCATAAATCTATGTTCTTTCTTCTTTGATTCCGAATTTCTATCTTTAACTGATGAGTTTAAAGAAGCATTTGTCGTCTCATCAAAACCGTGTAATGAGTGAGAAGGTTTTTCCTCTTCTGCCTTCTGATCAATTTGACTCTCATCTTTATGCTCTTCCATTTGGTTCTTTCCATATTGTGCTGATTTTAGATCTATATCTTCACGCGAGTTCATCACCTTTCTAAACGAATTTAGACTTTTAAGCGAACAACTCAAATTGCAACGAGAAAGTCtatcttcttcatctttgtcattATGGATGTTGCTGGAACATGAACTTTTCACATGAACAGAAGCAGGAATTATGAAAGCATCTTCACCATCAAGCTTTTTTAGATAATTCTTACTACTGTTGATAAAATTATCTTGCTGAATTTTGGTAACTTGTTTCGCAGGTTTCATGTGTTCTAAGTCATGACTCACCGTCAACTTGGTTAAGTTAATCTTTCTAGAATTATAGGCTTGAGTCTTATCAGATAGAATAGAAGATGCATTTGAGCTACAGAACTTGATGCTTTGACTGCAACCAAGCTGCAACATAGTATAAACATCATAATTAAAATGGTTATAAAGTGTAAACAAAATAACCAAATGATAAAGCTTAAGTAGTTCTTATTACCAAGTATTATTACTTGAATTATGTTAGCAAAGTCCTTGTTCATTCTCACAAGAGTTTACTATACAAATATTGTTAGAACAGCAACCCTGGTTCAAAAGTAAGAAGATACGAAAAACATAAAGAGAGAACACACAATATTTGTTCACAGAGTTCGGCCAATTGTGTCATGTCTCTGACTGCAGAATGGTGATAGGTCCTTTCTATTATTCAAGCATAGGGTTTACAAAGTACAACTTGTGTTTAAATACCAAG from Trifolium pratense cultivar HEN17-A07 linkage group LG5, ARS_RC_1.1, whole genome shotgun sequence encodes:
- the LOC123885758 gene encoding protein HEADING DATE 3B-like isoform X1, giving the protein MKGAIDEGKEISPMFPRLHVKDAEKGGPKAPPRNKMALYEQFSIPSQSFASGGPGPGSLFSLPLRNITVPTTSSHLGCSQSIKFCSSNASSILSDKTQAYNSRKINLTKLTVSHDLEHMKPAKQVTKIQQDNFINSSKNYLKKLDGEDAFIIPASVHVKSSCSSNIHNDKDEEDRLSRCNLSCSLKSLNSFRKVMNSREDIDLKSAQYGKNQMEEHKDESQIDQKAEEEKPSHSLHGFDETTNASLNSSVKDRNSESKKKEHRFMKEETKIISLDSLKTLQGSNGLRHEEHESFVDKINLRDHCMENTAMSDVQKCSGELEIGRRSLHGKRERNKDEETSRNYDALNKSSSECRFGIDINPDDVVGLIGEKQFWKTRRTIINQQRIFFMQVFELHRLIKVQQLIAGSPHLLFEDNLVLHKPSIKTSSPKELQSDFVGEQSSTAFKLDSKSEKATASEDVENNAVGKISFPCANNISKEHNHISNYTNHHFGNLALASADKNSNSNSKQSPSIVYPPPPPPPPNQWLVPVMSPSEGLVYKPIIGPCPPNAGGIMTPLYGAMSFNPGSKDVLDPSLTTSFHQKIRILSGSSLPPLLPPPSCVPSFMHRSISASSLEQMGQSNGPKNHYSSAELNSAILYQNPSNISTQISQVMSRNFPTYQTLEDNKELQISTGSSPSKRMKRDELPLFPVAPTFWSSPDRESSVEHHSRVIKALPHNPKSASESAAKIFKSIQEERKFF
- the LOC123885758 gene encoding protein HEADING DATE 3B-like isoform X2, translated to MKPAKQVTKIQQDNFINSSKNYLKKLDGEDAFIIPASVHVKSSCSSNIHNDKDEEDRLSRCNLSCSLKSLNSFRKVMNSREDIDLKSAQYGKNQMEEHKDESQIDQKAEEEKPSHSLHGFDETTNASLNSSVKDRNSESKKKEHRFMKEETKIISLDSLKTLQGSNGLRHEEHESFVDKINLRDHCMENTAMSDVQKCSGELEIGRRSLHGKRERNKDEETSRNYDALNKSSSECRFGIDINPDDVVGLIGEKQFWKTRRTIINQQRIFFMQVFELHRLIKVQQLIAGSPHLLFEDNLVLHKPSIKTSSPKELQSDFVGEQSSTAFKLDSKSEKATASEDVENNAVGKISFPCANNISKEHNHISNYTNHHFGNLALASADKNSNSNSKQSPSIVYPPPPPPPPNQWLVPVMSPSEGLVYKPIIGPCPPNAGGIMTPLYGAMSFNPGSKDVLDPSLTTSFHQKIRILSGSSLPPLLPPPSCVPSFMHRSISASSLEQMGQSNGPKNHYSSAELNSAILYQNPSNISTQISQVMSRNFPTYQTLEDNKELQISTGSSPSKRMKRDELPLFPVAPTFWSSPDRESSVEHHSRVIKALPHNPKSASESAAKIFKSIQEERKFF